The Nicotiana tabacum cultivar K326 chromosome 14, ASM71507v2, whole genome shotgun sequence genome contains a region encoding:
- the LOC107769992 gene encoding heat shock 70 kDa protein 8-like, translating to MAEQAYTVASDSETTGEEKTSPAFPEIAIGLDIGTSQCSVAVWNGSQVELLRNTRNRKLMRSYVTFKDEVPAGGVSDELAHEYDMLSGAAIFNMKRLIGRVDTDPVVHASKNLPFLVQTLDIGVRPFIAALVNNMWRSTTPEEVLAIFLVELRAMAEIKLRRPVRNVVLTIPVSFSRFQLTRIERACAMAGLHVLRLMPEPTAVALLYAQQQQQSADENMGSGSEKIALIFNMGAGYCDVALTATAGGVSQIKALAGSTVGGEDLLQNLMRHLLPNMDDLFSSHGIEEIKRMGLLRVATQDAIHKLSSEMSVRIDVDLGNGSKISKFVERAEFEEVNKEVFEKCGTLIKRCLRDAKLEAEDVHDVIIVGGCSYIPKVRNIVMSICKREEFYSGMNPLEAAVRGAALEGAVASGISDPFGSLDLLTIQATPLSIGIQADGSNFVPIIHQNTTTPVRKEQNFTTVHDNQAEALIFVYEGDKKTVEDNHLLGYFKITGIPPVPKGVPEINVCMDIDASNVLRVFAGVIIPGAKCPPPFMEVRMPTVDDGHAWSAQTLHKAYGSTLDLVTVKKKGQH from the coding sequence ATGGCTGAACAAGCATACACTGTGGCATCCGACAGTGAAACAACCGGGGAGGAAAAGACTTCACCTGCTTTCCCTGAGATAGCGATTGGACTTGACATTGGTACATCTCAATGCAGTGTGGCAGTTTGGAATGGATCTCAGGTTGAGCTCCTTAGAAACACGAGAAATCGGAAATTGATGAGATCATATGTTACCTTCAAAGATGAGGTCCCAGCTGGTGGTGTTAGCGATGAATTGGCTCACGAATATGATATGTTGTCTGGAGCTGCAATCTTCAACATGAAACGTCTCATTGGCAGAGTTGATACAGATCCTGTGGTTCACGCCAGCAAGAATCTCCCCTTTTTGGTTCAAACTTTAGATATTGGTGTTAGGCCATTTATTGCTGCCCTAGTGAACAATATGTGGAGGTCCACTACTCCTGAAGAAGTTCTTGCTATTTTTCTAGTTGAACTAAGAGCCATGGCTGAAATTAAACTGAGACGCCCTGTAAGGAATGTGGTTTTAACAATTCCGGTTTCATTTAGCCGATTCCAGTTGACCCGAATTGAACGAGCCTGCGCCATGGCAGGGCTTCATGTTCTAAGATTGATGCCTGAACCAACTGCAGTTGCTCTGTTGTATgctcagcagcaacaacagtctGCAGATGAAAATATGGGTAGCGGAAGTGAGAAGATAGCTCTTATATTCAATATGGGCGCAGGGTATTGTGATGTAGCTCTAACAGCTACAGCCGGAGGTGTTTCTCAGATCAAGGCCTTGGCCGGCAGCACTGTTGGTGGTGAGGATCTACTTCAAAATCTTATGCGTCACCTCTTACCCAACATGGATGATTTATTCTCGAGCCACGGGATTGAAGAAATAAAGAGAATGGGGTTGCTTCGAGTTGCCACCCAGGATGCTATCCACAAACTCTCATCCGAAATGAGTGTCCGAATCGATGTTGACTTGGGAAACGGATCAAAAATATCTAAGTTTGTTGAGAGGGCAGAATTTGAAGAGGTAAATAAAGAGGTGTTCGAGAAATGTGGGACTTTGATAAAACGTTGCTTGCGTGATGCTAAACTAGAAGCAGAAGATGTACATGATGTAATAATTGTTGGTGGCTGTTCCTACATTCCAAAGGTTCGGAATATTGTGATGAGTATatgcaaaagagaagagtttTATTCAGGAATGAACCCGCTGGAGGCAGCTGTACGCGGTGCAGCACTGGAAGGAGCAGTGGCTTCCGGAATTAGTGATCCTTTTGGGAGTTTGGACCTGTTAACCATTCAAGCAACTCCTTTAAGCATTGGCATTCAAGCTGATGGAAGCAACTTTGTACCAATTATTCATCAGAACACCACAACCCCGGTAAGGAAAGAACAGAATTTCACTACCGTCCACGACAACCAAGCTGAAGCATTGATCTTCGTTTATGAAGGTGACAAGAAAACTGTGGAAGATAACCATCTCTTAGGGTATTTTAAGATCACAGGAATACCTCCCGTACCTAAAGGTGTACCGGAGATTAATGTGTGCATGGACATTGATGCTTCTAATGTGCTGAGAGTCTTTGCTGGTGTAATCATTCCAGGGGCGAAATGCCCTCCTCCTTTCATGGAAGTTAGGATGCCTACAGTTGATGATGGACATGCCTGgtctgctcaaactctgcataaAGCATATGGCTCTACTTTAGATTTGGTCACAGTGAAGAAGAAAGGGCAGCATTGA
- the LOC142168954 gene encoding uncharacterized protein LOC142168954 encodes MAEDSELWDVICDGPFIPTKNLGDPAVAIPNMRKEFNDVDRKAIEKNFRTKKFLVCGIGPDEYNRISACQSAKEIWEALQTSHEGTTQVKQSKIDMLTTEYKLFRIKDNESIQDMHTRFTSIINELHSLCETIPRNKLVMKILSVLPSSWESKVNAITEVKDLRTLTIDKLVVKSEVTEYDSIFALMAQSNDDDDDELMSLANVLIDAYHSLINDKDALTMELGEAEQTRDDLVIVVVDLKEIIENLKKEKDEHERDDLMVVVVDLKENFECVRKEKEVLAERVANIEHERDDLLVVVVDLKETIGKPKIESRPENSQKGKKIASEAHIKLEKLGKEKSDLEKSLKWTWSSDVITAMYTNNGGNKQGIGFQREKIPYNPHRNLLSVSQICEKGNKVEFVSKIYTVTNIETGEVMLVAKRYKYIYVTDFESLQNGDLNCLSAIDDDAELWHMRLGHASFMLLKNLYMKDLVRGPAKSSFKDHKVCDACVKDKQVRSSFKPKKEVSTSKSLDLLHMDLCGPMRVESRGGNKYIFVIVDDYSRFTWTLFLITKDETFEVFFAFVKRIQVKMGNNVACIRCLIRSLLNKTPYELLNGRKPKLTHLRTFGYKCFVLNNGKEALGKLDAKSDEGIFLGYSSQSKAYKDIRVDQDGEPLSVPCEVIDMTNGKADMMSHAKESSKDDANTSPSIGEEPGPMITTIEAENRVADAVQGTPLAEITSGQEPQSDIPGSSTNEIQVPNWKHKSSHPLDNIITPLDSGVQTRSKARNSLTFSAFLSQIEPQNIKEALKDAYWITTMQEELHQFERNKPLGFESHEHPEHVFKLDKALYGLKQAHRAWYERLSKFLLENGFTREKIDNTLFLKKLGRNLLIVQQSQKGTLISQQKYIKELLRRFDMEASKVIDTSIATATRLDMDEPSSLVNQTMYRGIIGSLLYLSASRPDIVFSVGTRKQNSVALSTAKAEYVAAASCCAQLLWIKQQLEDFGVFSDCVPLLCDNISALNMAKNPVQHKRSKHIDVRHHFLRDNVEKGLICMKFCSTEDQIADIFTKALSREHFERNRLALYALVKRVKLTDVILVREPGSPDTGNTPFSIKFSIDVQEKETIENMMSIAHEGVVIEGDNDGFGTQGEESKTMKEDRELVPFEQSAQDNTTGVPNKEPDSSQEDLTQGSSQEPQVSIDPTSSPYFDAEPLCVVIPEERCLSREKKCVSKEDSDNMQIASLTRRRPMVAQESTPKRPTTRLQRKEALESVLKNSQAKSRRRKLVKDGKVVREKSVLVVNVDDEVEEEPSSLTRKRSQKHGLPKPKRGSSVSVEGLNKSDDVVVASKSMVKESDDKLVEESAARVMEEFGEKSVKSDEKGKSVCKYAKRRADTDKEPSSSKKARMSDPRNTGKERLRCQKVLWGRTFASDILEEAGMRQLVEICEFQQWTHLFTNDAPMVYEEEVH; translated from the exons atggctgaagattctgAGCTATGGGATGTCATATGTGATGGACCCTTTATTCCCACCAAGAATCTTGGCGACCCAGCTGTAGCTATTCCCAATATGAGGAAGGAATTCAATGATGTTGATCGAAAGGCCATAGAAAAGAACTTTCGTACAAAGAAATTTCTTGTTTGTGGCATTGGTCCTGATGAATATAACAGGATATCGGCATGCCAATCAGCAAAAGAAATCTGGGAGGCTCTTCAGACATCTCACGAAGGAACAACACAGGTTAAGCAATCCAAGATTGACATGCTCACAACTGAATACAAGCTCTTCAGGATAAAAGATAATGAATCCATCCAAGATATGCACACTCGTTTCACCTCCATCATTAATGAGCTTCACTCTCTTTGTGAAACTATTCCAAGAAACAAGCTTGTTATGAAAATCCTTAGTGTTCTgcccagttcttgggaaagcaaagtgaaCGCCATTACAGAGGTGAAGGACTTGCGGACACTGACCATAGATAAACTTGTTG TGAAAAGTGAAGTAACTGAGTAtgactcaatctttgccttgatgGCTCAGTCtaatgatgatgacgatgatgag CTCATGTCTTTGGCAAATGTgttaattgatgcttatcacagtcttataaatgataaagatGCTTTAACTATGGAGTTAGGAGAAGCAGAACAAACCAGGGATGATTTAGTAAtcgttgttgttgatttaaaggaaataattgaGAACCTGAAGAAAGAGAAGGATgaacatgaaagagatgatcTAATGGTCGTTGTGGTAGACCTAAAAGAGAACTTTGAGTGtgtaagaaaggaaaaagaagtctTAGCTGAGAGAGTTGCTAATATTGAGCATGAAAGAGATGATCTATTAGTAGTGGTAGTGGACTTGAAGGAAACAATTGGAAAACCTAAAATAGAGAGTAGGCCTGAAAATTctcaaaagggaaagaaaattgCAAGCgaggcacacattaagcttgaaa AACTAGGAAAAGAGaagagtgatcttgaaaaatcactcaagtggacctggtcctctgatgttATCACTGCCATGTACACCAACAATGGGGGAAACAAGCAGGGGATTGGGTTCCAGAGGGAAAAGATTCCCTACAACCCTCATAGAAA CTTGCTAAGTGTTTCCCAGATCTGTGAAaagggaaacaaggtggaatttgtgtcaaaAATATATACAGTCACAAACATAGAGACTGGTGAGGTGATGCTAGTAGCAAAAAGATACAAATATATCTATGTTACTGATTTTGAGTCTTTGCAGAATGGTGATCTCAACTGTCTAAGTgctattgatgatgatgctgaattaTGGCATATGAGGCTGGGTCATGCAAGTTTCATGTTGCTGAAAAATTTGTACATGAAGGACTTGGTTCGTGGTCCGGCCAAGTCGAGTTTCAAGGATCACaaagtgtgtgatgcatgtgtaaaagaCAAGCAAGTCAGATCCTcattcaagcccaaaaaggaagtcAGTACCTCAAAGTCACTTGATCTTCTTcacatggatctatgtggacccaTGAGGGTGGAAAGCAGGGGAGGAAACAAATATATCTTCGTTATAGTTGACGATTACTCCAGATTCACCTGGACTCTGTTTCTCATaaccaaggatgaaacctttGAAGTGTTTTTTGCTTTTGTCAAAAGGATTCAAGTGAAGATGGGTAATAATGTAGCTTGCATCAG gtgcttGATCAGGTCCCTTCTGAACAAGACTCCATATGAGCTGCTGaatggaaggaagcccaagcTGACACATCTAAGGACTTTTGGGTATAAATGTTTTGtcctcaacaatggaaaggaagctcTTGGAAAATTagatgccaaaagtgatgaaggcATCTTTCTAGGATACTCATCCCAAAGCAAAGCTTACAAA GACATACGTGTTGACCAAGATGGAGAACCTTTATCTGTCCCATGTGAAGTTATtgacatgacaaatggaaagGCAGACATGATGAGTCATGCCAAGGAATCCAGTAAAGATGATGCAAATACATCTCCATCCATTGGAGAGGAACCTGGTCCCATGATCACAACAATTGAAGCTGAAAATAGAGTTGCTGATGCAGTCCAAGGTACTCCACTTGCTGAAATAACAAGCGGCCAAGAACCTCAGTCAGATATTCCTGGGTCCTCTACAAATGAGATTCAGGTACCAAACTGGAAGCACAAAAGCTcacatcctcttgacaacataatcaCCCCTCTTGACTCAGGtgttcaaaccagatcaaaagccAGAAATTCACTTACCTTCTCAGCCTTTCTTTCTCAAATAGAGCCCCAAAACATTaaggaagcattgaaagatgcATACTGGATCACAACCATGCAAGAGGAGCtgcatcaatttgaaagaaacaag CCTCTTGGTTTTGAAAGTCACGAGCATCCTGAGCATGTGTTCAAATTGGACAAGGCATTGTACGGGCTAAAGCAGGCTCACCgggcttggtatgaaaggttatcAAAATTCCTTCTAGAAAATGGATTTACAAGAGAAAAAATTGATAACACTCTTTTTCTGAAGAAACTagggaggaacctgctcattgttcag CAATCTCAGAAGGGAACATTGATAAGTCAGCAGAAATACATCAAGGAATTGCTAAgaaggtttgacatggaagcatcaaaagtcATCGACACATCTATTGCCACAGCTACCCgtctagacatggatgaacctAGTTCCCTTGTAaatcaaaccatgtatagagggATCATAGGGTCACTCTTGTATCTTTCTGCAAGCAGACCAGACATTGTGTTCAGCGTG ggtacaaggaagcaaaactcagtggcACTCTCAACTGCAAAAGCGGAATATGTAGCAGCTGCTTCTTgctgtgctcaattgttgtggatcaagcaACAGCTGGAAGACTTTGGAGTGTTCTCAGATTGTGTGCCTCTCCTATGCGACAATATAAGTGCACTCAATATGGCCAAAAATCCAGTCCAACATAAGAGATCCAAGCATATTGACGTGCGTCATCACTTcctcagagacaatgttgaaaaggggCTCATTTGCATGAAATTCTGCAGCACAGAAGATCAGATTGCAGACATATTTACCAAGGCCCTGAGTagagaacattttgaaagaaatcgtcTGGCTCTG TACGCGCTGGTAAAAAGGGTAAAACTTACAGATGTAATATTAgtcagggaacctggttctcCTGACACAG GTAACACTCCTTTTTCTATTAAGTTTTCCATAGATGTACAAGAAAAGGAGACAATAGAGAACATGATGTCCATAGCTCATGAAGGTGTTGTTATAGAAGGAGATAATGATGGTTTTGGGACTCAGGGAGAAGAGTCTAAGACTATGAAAGAGGATAGAGAGCTTGTGCCTTTTGAACAATCGGCACAGGACAATACTACTGGGGTACCAAATAAGGAACCTGATTCCTCCCAGGAGGATTTAACTCAGGGGTCCTCTCAAGAGCCCCAGGTCAGTATTGACCCTACTTCCTCTCCTTATTTTGATGCTGAGCCTTTGTGTGTGGTGATACCTGAGGAAAGATGTTTGTCCAGAGAAAAAAAATGTGTTAGTAAAGAGGATTCTGATAATATGCAGATTGCTAGCTTGACTAGGCGTAGACCAATGGTTGCTCAAGAGTCCACTCCTAAGCGACCTACTACAAGATTGCAAAGGAAGGAGGCTCTTGAGTCTGTGCTTAAGAATAGCCAAGCTAAGTCAAGGAGAAGAAAATTAGTAAAAGATGGAAAGGTTGTGAGGGAGAAGTCAGTACTAGTTGTGAACGTGGATGATGAAGTAGAAGAGGAGCCTAGTTCCTTAACTAGGAAGCGCTCACAGAAGCATGGTCTCCCTAAGCCTAAAAGGGGATCTTCTGTGTCTGTTGAAGGTTTGAACAAGTCTGATGATGTTGTTGTTGCTAGTAAAAGTATGGTGAAAGAATCTGATGATAAGTTGGTAGAAGAGTCTGCTGCCAGGGTGATGGAAGAATTTGGTGAAAAGTCTGTGAAGTCTGATGAAAAGGGAAAGAGTGTTTGCAAATATGCTAAGAGAAGAGCTGATACGGATAAGGAACCCAGTTCCTCAAAGAAGGCCAGAATGAGTGATCCAAGGAATACTGGGAAAGAGAGGTTAAGATGTCAAAAAGTGCTATGGGGCCGCACATTTGCCTCTGATATCTTGGAGGAGGCTGGTATGAGACAGCTGGTTGAGATCTGTGAGTTCCAACAGTGGACACATTTGTTCACGAATGATGCCCCAATGGTTTATGAAGAGGAAGTACACTGA